One part of the Truepera radiovictrix DSM 17093 genome encodes these proteins:
- a CDS encoding valine--tRNA ligase, which yields MTQSESTQTRELPKQYDPHSVEEKWARRWAERPFTADPTSDKPGFCIVIPPPNVTGSLHLGHAFDNTLIDTLIRFKRMRGFEALFQPGTDHAGISTQVQVERALQSEGLTKHDLGREAFLARMWAWKERYGGIILGQLQRLGISADWTRTRFTMDEGLSRAVRKQFVELYHRGLIYRGERIVNWDPVSQTTLSDLEVDREERPGKLYTLRYALEGGGALEIATVRPETIFADVALAVHPEDERFTHLHGKRARIPLTDRWVPIITDEAVERDFGTGALKITPAHDPTDFEIGLRHGLPRPSVIDLEARLTGELVPEAFRGLDRFEARARVVAALEAAGALAHARDYTVPIGLSERTKAPVEPILSTQWFFKMSEVAPKVLAALDAGEMRLTPERYTKVNRDWLLSLRDWNISRQLWWGHQIPAWYDPEGNIYVPDPQNPDLDPPDDPRYAHLTLTQDPDVFDTWFSSNLWPFSTLGWPDTEDPFFKKFFPTSVLVTGYDILFFWVTKMQLASYALLDQKPFSDIVLHGLVLDEHGQKQSKSKGNGIDPLDVIAEAGADALRFAMAYASTGAQDIRWDPRRVEMGRNFGNKLWNAVRFAMMHLGDPPLPPLQGGVPEAGGLTSRWITSRLQRAIQEVTRHLEAFDLGGASRAAYDFVWSEFCDWYLEAAKPELRAGNQETRVVLRRTLTDILKLLHPLMPFITSELYEALGHEVSATSTGTSTGTRRGPSGPRLEPGPSGPSTGRTGWAGNLETQLGLSAWPEADESLLDEAAERDFRRLQDAVTAVRNLRAEANVPPSQEVAVYASGAGAGTLLENEAVFKALTRAALLDKPVSGAALSQVVPELELTLPLEGLVDVAEWRARQEKRLAELRANRAKSEKKLANPKFVQNAPEAVVAEERRRLEEAEALIRGLEASLATLGRLPA from the coding sequence ATGACGCAGTCTGAATCTACCCAGACCCGAGAGTTGCCCAAGCAGTACGACCCCCACAGCGTCGAGGAGAAGTGGGCGCGGCGCTGGGCCGAGAGGCCCTTTACCGCCGACCCGACGAGCGACAAGCCAGGCTTTTGCATCGTCATCCCGCCGCCCAACGTGACCGGCAGCCTCCACTTGGGCCACGCCTTCGACAACACCCTCATCGACACCCTGATCCGCTTCAAGCGGATGCGGGGTTTCGAGGCGCTCTTTCAACCCGGCACCGACCACGCGGGGATCTCGACCCAGGTCCAGGTCGAGCGGGCTTTGCAGAGCGAGGGGCTGACCAAGCACGACCTCGGGCGCGAGGCGTTTTTGGCGCGCATGTGGGCCTGGAAGGAGCGCTACGGCGGCATCATCCTCGGCCAGCTCCAGCGCCTCGGCATCTCGGCGGACTGGACCCGCACGCGCTTTACGATGGATGAGGGGCTGTCCCGTGCGGTGCGCAAGCAGTTCGTCGAGCTCTACCACCGGGGCCTCATCTACCGCGGCGAGCGCATCGTCAACTGGGACCCCGTGAGCCAGACGACGCTTTCAGACCTCGAGGTCGACCGCGAGGAGCGTCCCGGCAAGCTCTACACGCTCCGCTACGCGCTCGAGGGGGGCGGCGCGTTAGAGATCGCCACCGTGCGCCCCGAGACCATCTTCGCGGACGTGGCCCTGGCCGTGCACCCCGAAGACGAGCGCTTTACGCACCTGCACGGCAAGCGGGCGCGCATCCCGCTGACCGACCGGTGGGTGCCCATCATCACCGACGAGGCCGTCGAGCGGGACTTCGGTACGGGGGCGCTTAAGATCACCCCGGCGCACGACCCGACCGACTTCGAGATCGGCCTGCGCCACGGCCTGCCGCGCCCTTCGGTGATCGACCTCGAGGCGAGGCTCACCGGCGAGCTAGTGCCGGAGGCGTTTCGCGGTTTGGACCGCTTCGAGGCGCGCGCGCGCGTCGTGGCGGCGTTAGAGGCCGCCGGGGCGCTCGCCCACGCGCGCGACTACACCGTGCCCATCGGGCTCTCCGAACGCACCAAAGCGCCCGTGGAGCCGATTCTCTCGACGCAGTGGTTTTTCAAGATGTCCGAAGTGGCGCCCAAGGTGCTCGCCGCGTTGGACGCGGGCGAGATGCGCCTGACGCCCGAGCGCTACACCAAGGTCAACCGCGACTGGCTCCTCAGCTTACGCGACTGGAACATTTCAAGGCAGCTCTGGTGGGGCCACCAGATCCCAGCGTGGTACGACCCCGAGGGCAACATCTACGTCCCCGACCCCCAAAACCCCGACCTCGACCCCCCCGACGACCCGCGTTACGCGCACCTGACCCTGACCCAAGACCCCGACGTGTTCGACACCTGGTTCTCCTCGAACCTCTGGCCGTTTTCGACCCTGGGGTGGCCGGACACGGAGGACCCCTTTTTCAAGAAGTTCTTCCCGACCTCGGTGCTGGTCACGGGCTACGACATCCTCTTTTTCTGGGTGACCAAGATGCAGCTCGCGAGCTACGCCCTACTCGACCAGAAACCCTTCTCGGACATCGTGCTGCACGGGCTGGTCTTGGACGAGCACGGCCAGAAGCAGTCGAAGTCCAAGGGCAACGGCATCGACCCCCTGGACGTGATCGCCGAAGCGGGCGCCGACGCGCTCCGCTTCGCCATGGCCTACGCCTCGACGGGGGCGCAGGATATCCGCTGGGACCCGCGCCGGGTGGAGATGGGGCGCAACTTCGGCAACAAGCTGTGGAACGCGGTGCGGTTTGCGATGATGCATCTTGGGGATCCCCCCCTGCCTCCCCTACAAGGGGGGGTGCCGGAGGCGGGGGGGTTGACCTCCCGCTGGATCACCAGCCGTTTGCAGCGCGCCATCCAGGAGGTGACGCGCCACCTCGAGGCCTTCGACTTGGGCGGTGCGAGCCGCGCCGCGTACGACTTCGTCTGGTCGGAGTTCTGCGACTGGTACCTCGAGGCCGCCAAACCGGAGCTGCGCGCCGGCAACCAGGAGACCCGGGTGGTCTTGCGGCGCACGCTCACCGATATCTTGAAGCTGCTGCACCCGCTGATGCCCTTTATCACGTCTGAGCTCTACGAGGCGTTGGGGCATGAGGTCAGCGCCACTAGTACGGGCACTAGTACCGGCACCCGCCGGGGGCCTAGTGGCCCTAGACTCGAGCCCGGCCCTAGTGGGCCTAGTACCGGGCGCACCGGCTGGGCCGGTAACCTGGAGACGCAGCTCGGTCTGAGCGCCTGGCCGGAAGCGGATGAGAGCCTCCTCGATGAGGCCGCCGAGCGCGACTTTAGGCGCCTGCAGGACGCGGTCACGGCGGTGCGAAACCTGCGCGCCGAGGCCAACGTACCCCCCTCGCAGGAAGTGGCGGTGTACGCGAGCGGCGCGGGTGCGGGGACGCTTCTAGAGAACGAGGCGGTCTTCAAGGCCCTGACGCGCGCCGCCTTGCTCGACAAGCCCGTTTCGGGCGCCGCATTGTCGCAGGTGGTGCCGGAGCTCGAGCTCACCCTGCCCCTCGAGGGCCTTGTCGACGTCGCCGAGTGGCGCGCGCGGCAGGAAAAGCGCCTCGCCGAGCTGCGCGCGAACCGCGCCAAGAGCGAGAAAAAGCTCGCCAACCCCAAGTTCGTGCAGAACGCGCCCGAAGCGGTCGTGGCCGAGGAGCGGCGGCGCCTTGAGGAGGCCGAGGCATTAATCAGGGGGCTCGA
- a CDS encoding class I SAM-dependent methyltransferase — translation MSTQTPQTVDLSEFDTVYRLEHEARFTAARTRLEVDALVRVLGLQPTERILDLACGWGRHLRELKRRGFGALVGVDVQGAFLEPIEGVTLFEQDATRLEFEDAFDAVYCVANGLFADPNAAARVLRGVARALKPQGRFLLDTSNRERLVQAGTTRSWRKAAPPRAELAPLLGGGELPWILEEAHFDLRTGAQHLEQQRIFADGRCQTRRLTRFHYTLSELSERAHAAGFDVHEVYGDWTLAPYTPVSPRMIVLLTKGQRH, via the coding sequence ATGTCGACCCAAACACCCCAAACAGTCGATCTGAGCGAGTTCGACACGGTCTACCGCCTCGAGCATGAGGCCCGCTTTACGGCGGCGCGCACCCGGCTCGAGGTGGACGCGCTCGTGCGCGTGTTGGGGCTCCAACCGACCGAGCGCATCTTGGACCTCGCCTGCGGTTGGGGGCGGCACCTGCGCGAACTGAAGCGGCGCGGCTTCGGGGCGCTCGTCGGCGTAGACGTGCAAGGGGCGTTTCTGGAGCCCATCGAGGGGGTGACGCTTTTCGAGCAAGACGCGACCCGGCTCGAGTTCGAGGACGCGTTTGACGCGGTGTACTGCGTCGCCAACGGCCTCTTTGCCGACCCCAACGCAGCGGCGCGGGTGCTGCGCGGGGTGGCGCGCGCCCTCAAGCCGCAGGGCCGCTTTCTGCTCGACACCAGCAACCGCGAGCGACTGGTGCAGGCGGGGACGACGCGCTCGTGGCGCAAGGCTGCACCCCCCAGAGCGGAGCTGGCGCCCCTCTTGGGTGGGGGAGAGCTGCCCTGGATCCTCGAGGAAGCCCACTTCGACCTCCGCACGGGCGCGCAGCACCTCGAGCAGCAGCGCATTTTTGCCGACGGGCGCTGCCAAACGCGCCGCCTCACGCGCTTTCACTACACCCTGAGCGAACTCTCTGAGCGCGCCCACGCCGCCGGCTTCGATGTGCACGAGGTCTACGGCGACTGGACGTTAGCGCCCTACACCCCAGTAAGCCCGCGCATGATCGTGCTACTCACCAAAGGTCAACGCCACTAG